A window of Choristoneura fumiferana chromosome 8, NRCan_CFum_1, whole genome shotgun sequence contains these coding sequences:
- the LOC141430439 gene encoding lipase 3-like: MLNRVSPLVLSVLLVVAAAGRSPHADELEQLIKSGQISAKISENILEDANLDVPELVTKYRYPMEIHHVTTSDGYILGMHRIPHGRDQNNDPNVDRPIVFVMHGLLSSSADFVLMGPGCGLAYILAEAGYDVWLGNARGNYYSRAHVRLRPDAIFNTEFWEFSWDEIGNLDLPAMIDYTLEQTGKQRLHYIGHSQGTTAFFVMGSLRPDYNQKITSMHALAPVAYLANSESLLLRTIAAFSNPLDALARLIGFGEFLPNNQIMSWAGQAICMDEVVFQPLCSNILFLIGGWNEEQHNATMFPVKLGHTPAGASVRQLAHYGQSIDNKGFHRFDHGLLKNRRVYGTYRAPRYDLSRLTAPVFLHYSPADPLTDVRDVDTLFSELGRPVGKFRVPLETFSHLDFMWAIDAKTLVYDRVINLLKSMDTHGLNGLEGLKESD, from the exons ATGTTGAACAGAGTGTCTCCATTGGTGTTAAGCGTCTTGCTGGTGGTAGCGGCCGCTGGCCGTTCACCGCACGCTGATGAGTTGGAGCAGCTGATCAAAAGTGGACAGATCAGTGCTAAGATCTCTGAAAACATCCTTGAAGATGCCAACCTGGACGTG CCCGAGCTGGTCACTAAATACCGGTATCCTATGGAAATCCATCATGTCACGACCAGCGATGGATACATCCTGGGCATGCACCGCATACCGCACGGCCGCGATCAAAACAACGACCCTAATGTAGACAGACCGATTGTCTTTGTGATGCACGGCCTGTTGTCGTCTTCAGCTGATTTTGTGTTGATGGGACCTGGATGTGGTTTAG CTTATATTCTGGCGGAAGCAGGCTATGATGTGTGGCTAGGCAATGCCCGCGGAAACTATTATTCACGCGCTCATGTCCGACTCCGTCCCGATGCCATATTCAATACAGAGTTCTGGGAGTTCTCTTGGGATGAGATAGGAAATCTCGATCTACCCGCCATGATTGACTACACACTTGAACAAACCGGCAAGCAAAGACTCCACTACATAGGACATTCCCAAGGCACCACCGCCTTCTTCGTTATGGGCTCTCTTCGACCAGATTATAATCAGAAGATCACCTCCATGCACGCTTTGGCACCAGTGGCTTACTTGGCGAACAGTGAAAGTCTTTTATTGAGAACTATTGCTGCGTTTTCTAATCCGCTTGAT gcgTTGGCTCGTTTGATCGGTTTTGGTGAATTTTTGCCTAACAATCAAATTATGTCATGGGCAGGACAGGCAATATGCATGGATGAAGTGGTATTCCAGCCGCTGTGCAGTAATATTCTGTTCCTTATAGGAGGGTGGAATGAAGAACAACACAACGCG ACAATGTTTCCAGTCAAATTGGGTCACACACCAGCAGGAGCATCCGTTAGGCAACTCGCGCATTACGGCCAGAGCATCGATAACAAGGGATTCCACCGTTTCGATCACGGCCTTCTGAAGAACAGGCGAGTGTACGGAACCTACAGAGCCCCTCGCTACGACCTTTCCAGATTGACGGCTCCAGTCTTCCTTCACTATTCCCCAGCTGATCCCTTAACTGATGTAAGGGATGTAGACACGTTGTTCTCAGAACTAGGAAGGCCAGTGGGAAAATTCAGAGTACCACTGGAAACTTTCTCTCATTTGGACTTTATGTGGGCAATCGACGCCAAAACTCTGGTTTACGATCGAGTTATAAACCTTCTGAAGTCGATGGACACGCATGGTTTAAATGGTTTGGAAGGCTTAAAGGAAAgtgattaa